One part of the Paraburkholderia flagellata genome encodes these proteins:
- a CDS encoding MurR/RpiR family transcriptional regulator produces the protein MLLSQVKAMREQLRPSERKLADYVVDAPREVLDLSMTEVAERAGVSQPTIARFCHALGFSGFREFKIRLAQAVAADLPTEHPAVYRDVNPDEPVSGVAAKVLDRTIGALVQVRNNLSTDSLAAAINLLARASRIEFYGAGGSGIAAQDMQHKFFRLGMPSVAYSDPHTFLMSAALLGPGDVVVTISNTGRTRDIVDAARTALERGAKVIAITHGTSPLARLASVGLHANVDEDTDIFSPMTSRTSHLAIGDILAVGVALQRGPELAEKLADAKEIIARRRLDANG, from the coding sequence ATGCTGCTGTCCCAGGTGAAAGCCATGCGCGAGCAATTGCGCCCATCGGAGCGCAAGCTCGCCGATTACGTTGTCGACGCGCCGCGCGAAGTGCTCGATCTTTCGATGACCGAGGTCGCCGAACGCGCGGGCGTGAGCCAGCCGACCATCGCGCGGTTCTGCCATGCGCTCGGATTTTCGGGGTTCCGGGAGTTCAAGATCCGGCTGGCGCAGGCGGTCGCCGCAGACCTGCCGACGGAGCATCCAGCCGTCTACCGCGACGTGAACCCGGATGAGCCGGTGTCCGGCGTCGCCGCCAAGGTGCTCGATCGCACGATCGGCGCGCTCGTGCAAGTGCGCAACAACCTTTCGACCGATTCGCTCGCCGCCGCAATCAATCTGCTCGCGCGCGCGTCGCGTATCGAGTTCTATGGCGCGGGCGGTTCGGGCATCGCCGCGCAGGACATGCAGCACAAGTTCTTTCGCCTTGGCATGCCGAGCGTCGCGTATTCCGATCCGCATACGTTTCTTATGTCGGCGGCGCTGCTCGGTCCCGGCGACGTAGTCGTGACAATCTCGAACACCGGGCGCACGCGAGATATCGTGGACGCCGCGCGCACGGCGCTCGAACGCGGCGCGAAGGTGATCGCGATCACGCACGGCACCTCGCCTCTTGCGCGCCTCGCAAGCGTGGGACTGCACGCAAACGTCGATGAGGACACCGACATCTTCTCGCCGATGACTTCGCGGACCTCCCATCTCGCAATCGGCGACATCCTCGCGGTGGGCGTGGCGCTGCAGCGGGGGCCGGAGCTGGCCGAGAAACTCGCCGATGCTAAGGAGATCATCGCGCGAAGAAGGCTGGACGCGAACGGCTGA
- the edd gene encoding phosphogluconate dehydratase — protein MVSPHSQLMKVTQRVIERSKPTREAYLARIAAAQDRFPARGALSCANLAHGFAGLEGRDKISIKSIREPNIGIVSAYNEMLSAHAPYKDFPDIIKKAAREGGGVAQFAGGVPAMCDGVTQGNAGMELSLFSREVIAMSTAVALTHNMFDAALCLGVCDKIVPGLLIGALQFGHLPTIFVPAGPMTSGITNDDKAKVRQQFATGQCDRAALLESEAAAYHGHGTCTFYGTANSNQMLMEIMGLHLPGSAFIHPHTPLRDELTAAAARRVLELTVERGNYTPIGHVVDEKAVINGIVALMATGGSTNHTLHLVAMARAAGIIIDWNDFDVLSDAVPLLARVYPNGKADVNHFHAAGGIAFLVRELLDGGLLHEDVNTVAGRGLRHYTEEPKLIDGKLTWVPAVEKSADESVLRPLPTPFQPDGGLRLMQGRLGRGVIKVSAVAPERRKVRAPAIVFDSQEAVQEAFDRGELERDFVAVVRFQGARANGMPELHRLTPLLGVMQDKGFHVALVTDGRMSGASGKVPAVIHVSPETLLHGPIGKVRDGDMIVIDAVEGVLDIEVDAAEWDARPVAQPAHQALNEVGFGRELFGVFRATAAPAELGATVFGPLVGEQAAPAPAAATTHAPAHAAN, from the coding sequence ATGGTTTCCCCGCATTCTCAGTTGATGAAGGTCACGCAGCGCGTGATCGAGCGCAGCAAGCCCACGCGCGAGGCCTATCTGGCGCGCATCGCGGCTGCTCAGGACCGGTTCCCGGCGCGCGGCGCGCTCTCATGCGCGAATCTCGCGCACGGCTTCGCCGGCCTCGAAGGTCGCGACAAGATCTCGATCAAGTCGATTCGTGAGCCGAACATCGGCATCGTCTCGGCCTATAACGAGATGCTTTCGGCGCATGCGCCGTACAAGGATTTCCCAGACATCATCAAGAAGGCGGCCCGCGAAGGCGGCGGCGTCGCGCAGTTCGCGGGCGGCGTGCCGGCGATGTGCGATGGCGTCACGCAGGGCAACGCCGGCATGGAGTTGTCGCTCTTTTCGCGTGAAGTGATCGCGATGAGCACGGCCGTCGCGCTCACGCACAACATGTTCGATGCGGCGCTGTGCCTGGGCGTGTGCGACAAGATCGTGCCCGGCCTCCTGATCGGCGCGCTGCAATTCGGCCATTTGCCCACGATTTTCGTGCCCGCCGGTCCGATGACGAGCGGCATCACGAATGACGACAAGGCCAAGGTGCGCCAGCAGTTCGCCACAGGCCAGTGCGATCGCGCGGCGCTGCTCGAATCGGAGGCGGCCGCCTATCACGGTCACGGCACCTGCACGTTCTACGGCACGGCCAACAGCAACCAGATGCTCATGGAGATCATGGGCCTGCATCTGCCGGGCTCGGCCTTCATCCATCCGCACACGCCGCTGCGCGACGAACTGACCGCCGCCGCAGCGCGCCGCGTGCTCGAACTCACCGTCGAGCGCGGCAACTACACGCCGATCGGCCATGTGGTCGACGAAAAGGCCGTGATCAACGGCATCGTCGCGCTGATGGCGACGGGCGGCTCGACCAACCACACGCTGCACCTCGTGGCGATGGCACGCGCGGCGGGCATCATCATCGACTGGAATGACTTCGACGTGCTTTCGGACGCCGTGCCGCTGCTCGCGCGCGTCTATCCGAACGGCAAGGCCGACGTGAACCATTTCCACGCGGCGGGCGGCATCGCGTTCCTCGTGCGCGAACTGCTCGACGGCGGCCTGCTGCACGAAGACGTGAATACCGTCGCGGGCCGTGGCCTGCGTCACTACACCGAGGAGCCGAAGCTCATCGACGGCAAGCTCACGTGGGTGCCGGCCGTCGAGAAGAGCGCCGACGAGTCCGTTCTGCGTCCGCTCCCGACGCCGTTCCAGCCGGACGGCGGCTTGCGCTTGATGCAAGGGCGTCTGGGCCGCGGCGTCATCAAGGTTTCCGCCGTCGCGCCGGAGCGCCGCAAGGTGCGCGCCCCCGCCATCGTGTTCGATTCGCAGGAAGCCGTGCAGGAAGCGTTCGACCGCGGCGAGCTCGAGCGCGATTTCGTGGCCGTCGTGCGCTTCCAGGGCGCGCGCGCCAACGGCATGCCGGAGCTGCACCGCCTCACGCCGCTGCTCGGCGTAATGCAGGACAAGGGCTTTCACGTGGCGCTCGTGACCGACGGGCGCATGTCCGGTGCGTCGGGCAAAGTGCCCGCCGTGATCCACGTTTCGCCGGAAACGCTGCTCCACGGCCCGATCGGCAAGGTTCGCGACGGCGATATGATCGTGATCGACGCGGTGGAAGGCGTGCTCGACATCGAAGTGGATGCTGCCGAGTGGGACGCGCGCCCGGTTGCACAGCCCGCGCATCAGGCGCTCAACGAAGTGGGCTTTGGCCGCGAGCTTTTCGGCGTGTTCCGCGCCACTGCCGCGCCGGCGGAACTGGGCGCGACAGTGTTCGGTCCGCTCGTGGGCGAACAGGCTGCGCCCGCACCCGCCGCTGCGACCACCCATGCGCCGGCCCATGCCGCTAACTGA
- the eda gene encoding bifunctional 4-hydroxy-2-oxoglutarate aldolase/2-dehydro-3-deoxy-phosphogluconate aldolase: protein MANSTVADIVRLGPVIPVLAFDTPEQGEHVSRALHAGGVKVLEITLRTKAGLEAIERAAKIAPDIVVGVGTITKPEHCALAKKAGAQFGVSPGLTREIHQASLDAGLPLLPGVMTPTDIIVAMELGYEIVKFFPAVPAGGLNMLQAFHGPFPTLKFCPTGGISAESAPTFLALPNVVCVGGSWLTPKAAIAAQNWDEVTRLAHAASELSRPVR, encoded by the coding sequence ATGGCAAATAGCACAGTCGCCGACATCGTCCGCCTGGGTCCCGTCATCCCGGTGCTCGCATTCGACACGCCGGAGCAGGGCGAGCACGTTTCCCGCGCGCTCCACGCGGGCGGCGTGAAGGTGCTGGAAATCACGCTGCGCACGAAGGCCGGCCTCGAAGCCATCGAGCGTGCGGCGAAGATCGCGCCGGACATCGTCGTGGGCGTGGGCACGATCACGAAGCCAGAGCACTGCGCGCTCGCGAAGAAGGCCGGCGCACAGTTCGGTGTTTCGCCGGGCCTCACGCGCGAGATCCATCAGGCCTCGCTCGACGCGGGCCTGCCGCTCCTGCCGGGCGTGATGACGCCGACGGACATCATCGTCGCGATGGAACTGGGCTACGAAATCGTCAAGTTCTTCCCGGCGGTACCTGCGGGCGGCCTGAACATGCTGCAGGCCTTCCACGGCCCGTTCCCGACGCTCAAGTTCTGCCCGACGGGCGGTATCAGCGCCGAATCGGCTCCGACCTTCCTCGCGCTGCCCAACGTGGTGTGCGTGGGCGGTTCGTGGCTCACGCCGAAGGCGGCAATCGCCGCGCAGAACTGGGACGAAGTCACGCGCCTTGCGCACGCCGCGAGCGAGCTTTCGCGCCCGGTGCGCTGA
- a CDS encoding GntP family permease, which produces MGVAHGSMLLIYALVAIAALILLITRFKVYPFLVLIIVSLLLGLAVGMPMDQIVKSFETGNGNTLGHIAIVVGLGTMLGKMMAESGGAERVATTLIRWFGEKNIHWAMMFVAIIVGLPVFFEVGFVLLIPIAFNVAKRTGKSLLLIGLPMVAGLSVVHGLIPPHPAALLAVQAYHADIGRTIAYGLIVGVPCAIIAGPLFALFIHRFIKLPESNPLSEQFVSKAEPKPDSELPSFGVTLFTILLPVILMLIGSWADLVFAPKTLPNNLLHFIGTSDVALLIAVLVSFWTFGAQRGFTREQIQKFCGDCLAPIAGITLIVGAGGGFGRVLMDSGVSKQIVELAQNEHLSPLLLGWLVAAMIRLATGSATVAMTTACGIVAPIASASAMTVKPELLVLATGSGSLIFSHVNDGGFWLIKEYFGMTVGQTFKTWSLLETIISLLGLGLTFALAAVL; this is translated from the coding sequence ATGGGAGTGGCCCACGGCAGCATGCTGCTGATTTACGCGCTCGTCGCGATCGCCGCGTTGATCCTGCTGATCACGCGCTTCAAGGTTTATCCGTTTCTCGTCCTGATCATCGTTTCGCTGCTGCTCGGTCTCGCCGTCGGCATGCCGATGGATCAGATCGTCAAGTCGTTCGAGACCGGCAACGGCAACACGCTTGGCCACATTGCCATCGTGGTGGGCCTCGGCACGATGCTCGGCAAGATGATGGCGGAATCGGGCGGCGCCGAGCGCGTTGCCACGACGCTCATCCGCTGGTTCGGCGAGAAGAATATTCACTGGGCCATGATGTTCGTCGCGATCATCGTCGGCCTGCCGGTGTTCTTCGAAGTCGGCTTCGTGCTGCTCATTCCGATCGCATTCAACGTCGCCAAGCGCACCGGCAAATCGCTGCTGCTGATCGGCTTGCCGATGGTGGCGGGTCTCTCGGTCGTTCACGGGCTGATTCCGCCGCACCCAGCCGCGCTCCTCGCCGTGCAGGCGTATCACGCCGACATCGGCAGGACCATCGCTTACGGCCTGATCGTGGGCGTGCCCTGCGCGATCATCGCCGGCCCGCTCTTCGCACTCTTCATCCACCGCTTTATCAAGCTGCCGGAAAGCAATCCGCTCTCCGAGCAGTTCGTGAGCAAGGCCGAGCCGAAGCCCGACAGCGAACTGCCGAGCTTTGGCGTCACGCTCTTCACGATCCTGCTGCCGGTGATCCTGATGCTGATCGGCAGCTGGGCCGATCTCGTGTTCGCGCCCAAGACGTTGCCGAACAATCTGTTGCACTTCATCGGCACCTCCGACGTCGCGCTGCTGATCGCCGTGCTGGTAAGCTTCTGGACCTTCGGCGCGCAACGCGGCTTCACGCGCGAGCAGATCCAGAAGTTCTGCGGCGACTGTCTCGCGCCGATCGCGGGCATCACGCTGATCGTGGGCGCGGGCGGCGGCTTTGGCCGTGTGCTGATGGACAGCGGCGTGTCGAAACAGATCGTCGAACTCGCTCAGAACGAACATCTGTCGCCGCTTTTGCTCGGCTGGCTCGTTGCCGCCATGATCCGTCTCGCGACGGGCTCGGCGACGGTCGCCATGACCACGGCCTGCGGCATCGTCGCGCCGATCGCATCGGCCAGCGCCATGACGGTGAAGCCGGAGTTGCTCGTGCTCGCCACGGGCTCGGGCTCGCTGATCTTCTCGCACGTCAACGACGGCGGTTTCTGGCTGATCAAGGAATATTTCGGCATGACCGTGGGTCAGACGTTCAAGACCTGGTCGTTGCTCGAGACCATTATTTCGCTGCTGGGGCTTGGCCTCACGTTTGCCTTGGCGGCAGTGTTGTAA
- a CDS encoding gluconokinase, translated as MILIAMGVSGAGKTRIGELLAERLKCTFTDGDAFHSEANKKKMHDGIPLTDDDRWPWLRTIRAAIEEKQRAHETAVFTCSSLKRSYRDILRGNDRDVCFVYLKGSFEVLHERLASRTGHFFDPSLLQSQLDTLEEPGADEAIEVSIELTPEQIVDEVIKQMEARGNQAS; from the coding sequence ATGATTCTGATAGCGATGGGCGTGTCGGGCGCGGGCAAGACACGCATCGGCGAATTGCTCGCCGAGCGCCTCAAGTGCACCTTCACCGACGGCGACGCCTTCCACAGCGAAGCCAACAAGAAGAAGATGCACGACGGCATTCCCCTCACCGACGACGACCGCTGGCCGTGGCTGCGCACGATACGCGCGGCGATCGAGGAGAAGCAGCGCGCCCACGAGACGGCTGTGTTCACCTGCTCGTCTCTCAAGCGCTCGTATCGCGACATCCTGCGCGGCAACGATCGCGACGTGTGCTTCGTCTACCTGAAGGGCTCGTTCGAAGTGCTGCATGAGCGCCTCGCCTCGCGCACCGGCCACTTCTTCGACCCGTCGCTGCTGCAAAGCCAGCTCGACACGCTCGAAGAGCCGGGCGCCGACGAGGCGATCGAGGTGAGCATCGAACTCACGCCGGAACAGATCGTCGACGAAGTGATCAAGCAGATGGAAGCGCGCGGCAACCAGGCGTCCTGA
- the purB gene encoding adenylosuccinate lyase has translation MSDTRPDTLFALNALSPLDGRYASKTEALRDWLSEAAFMRNRVTVEIHWLIALSQAGFAEVPRFSQASEQFLLKLAENFTAHDAARIKDIERVTNHDVKAVEYWLKESVKGQPELERASEFIHFACTSEDINNTSHGLMLAGAREHVILPALRSVHQRLVTLAHTHADQPMLSRTHGQPASPTTLGKEIANVAARLARAIQRIEKVELLGKMNGAVGNFNAHLSAYPEFDWEAFSKEVVEQRLKLVFNPYTIQIEPHDYMAELFDAVARANTILLDLDRDVWGYISLGYFKQKTKAGEIGSSTMPHKVNPIDFENSEGNLGLANATLRHLADKLPVSRWQRDLTDSTVLRNIGVAFGYSLLAYDALIRGLDKLEVNPQRLNDDLDATWEVLAEPVQTVMRRYGIENPYEQLKELTRGKGITREALQTFVSGLAIPEDAKKRLLEMTPASYVGKAVELAKRIS, from the coding sequence ATGTCCGACACTCGTCCCGATACCCTCTTCGCGCTCAACGCGCTCTCCCCGCTCGACGGCCGCTACGCCTCGAAAACCGAAGCGCTGCGCGACTGGCTCTCGGAAGCCGCGTTCATGCGCAACCGCGTGACCGTGGAAATCCACTGGCTGATCGCGCTGTCGCAGGCGGGCTTCGCGGAAGTGCCGCGCTTCTCGCAAGCGTCGGAGCAGTTCCTTCTCAAGCTCGCCGAGAACTTCACGGCGCACGACGCTGCGCGCATCAAGGACATCGAGCGCGTGACGAACCACGACGTGAAGGCCGTGGAGTACTGGCTCAAGGAGTCGGTGAAGGGTCAGCCGGAACTGGAACGCGCAAGCGAGTTCATCCACTTCGCCTGCACCTCGGAAGACATCAACAACACGTCGCACGGCCTGATGCTCGCGGGCGCCCGCGAGCACGTGATCCTGCCGGCGCTGCGCTCGGTGCATCAACGGCTCGTCACGCTCGCGCACACGCACGCTGACCAGCCGATGCTCTCGCGCACGCACGGCCAGCCGGCCAGCCCCACGACGCTCGGCAAGGAAATCGCCAACGTCGCGGCGCGTCTGGCCCGGGCGATCCAGCGCATCGAGAAGGTCGAACTGCTCGGCAAGATGAATGGCGCGGTCGGCAACTTCAATGCGCACCTCTCGGCGTATCCGGAATTCGACTGGGAAGCGTTCTCGAAGGAAGTCGTCGAACAGCGCCTGAAGCTCGTGTTCAACCCGTACACGATCCAGATCGAGCCGCACGACTACATGGCGGAACTGTTCGACGCTGTGGCGCGCGCGAACACGATCCTGCTCGACCTCGACCGCGACGTGTGGGGCTACATCTCGCTCGGCTACTTCAAGCAGAAGACGAAGGCCGGCGAAATCGGCTCGTCGACCATGCCGCACAAGGTCAACCCGATCGACTTCGAAAATTCGGAAGGCAACCTCGGCCTCGCGAACGCCACGCTGCGCCACCTCGCCGACAAACTGCCCGTTTCGCGCTGGCAGCGCGACCTCACCGACTCGACGGTGCTGCGCAATATCGGCGTCGCGTTCGGCTACTCGCTGCTCGCGTATGACGCGCTGATCCGCGGCCTGGACAAGCTCGAAGTGAACCCGCAGCGCCTGAACGACGACCTCGACGCCACGTGGGAAGTGCTGGCCGAGCCGGTGCAAACTGTGATGCGCCGCTACGGCATCGAGAATCCGTACGAGCAACTGAAGGAACTCACGCGCGGCAAGGGCATCACGCGCGAAGCCCTGCAGACGTTCGTCAGCGGTCTCGCGATTCCTGAAGACGCGAAGAAGCGTCTGCTGGAGATGACGCCCGCCTCGTACGTCGGCAAGGCAGTGGAACTGGCCAAGCGCATTTCGTAA
- a CDS encoding tetratricopeptide repeat protein: MTTDAPILPSDKVAALIEAGLACHRAGQIDDAHAYYQSALAAHPEHPGALHYLGVIALGRDQLKEAAALMDRALAKAPENAEYLANRGVVATRLGDHAGAAAWQRKALALAPDFANAHNNLGNALMDLGDIAGAAQHYRRARSLAPQSAHFAFNLGRAREADGAKDAALAEFRAAAALDPHDLTTLIHMGRLLRSMEKHAEAAACFEAVIAREPDNVLALFELGYAYDAMHRYEEAIPHYRRAAQLKPDGAGIVNNLAFALTALARYDEAEIDYRRALELNPDLPESRFQLGMLMLRREDYIDGWPLFENRKLTSTAKANYRKLPCPEWQGEPLAGKRFLICREQGVGDQIQFVRYAGLLAQMGAQVHAWVAPELASLAATVPGVARVLDAAPSDEAIASDYDYWCDVMSLPLKFPGRPIYADMPYMHANAVQAAAWRARVNALAGAAHRRIGLVWAGNPRHHFDAFRSVALKSLLPLSALAGNAWFAIQKGPGTAQLAPVAGRWPMDALGDDLHDFAATAALIEALDLVITVDTSVAHLAGALGKPVWVLLAAQPDWRWGKDRADSVWYPSARVFRQTTLGDWSGVVAELETALSQTSR, translated from the coding sequence ATGACCACCGATGCACCCATTCTCCCTTCCGACAAGGTCGCTGCTCTGATCGAAGCCGGTCTTGCTTGCCACCGCGCGGGCCAGATCGACGACGCCCACGCTTACTATCAATCCGCGCTCGCGGCGCACCCCGAACATCCCGGCGCGCTGCACTACCTGGGCGTGATTGCGCTCGGCCGCGACCAACTGAAGGAAGCCGCCGCCCTGATGGACCGCGCGCTCGCGAAGGCGCCCGAGAATGCCGAATATCTTGCCAATCGCGGCGTGGTCGCGACCCGCCTCGGCGACCATGCGGGCGCCGCCGCCTGGCAGCGCAAGGCGCTCGCGCTCGCGCCCGATTTCGCGAACGCACACAACAATCTCGGCAATGCGCTGATGGACCTCGGCGATATCGCGGGCGCCGCGCAGCACTATCGGCGTGCGCGCTCGCTTGCGCCGCAATCCGCGCACTTCGCGTTCAATCTCGGACGCGCACGGGAAGCCGACGGCGCAAAAGACGCCGCACTTGCGGAGTTCCGCGCCGCCGCCGCGCTCGATCCCCATGATCTGACGACGCTGATCCACATGGGCCGACTGCTGCGCTCGATGGAGAAGCACGCCGAAGCGGCCGCCTGCTTCGAGGCTGTGATCGCGCGTGAGCCTGACAATGTGCTCGCGCTCTTCGAGCTCGGCTACGCCTACGACGCGATGCACCGCTATGAAGAGGCGATTCCGCATTACCGGCGTGCTGCGCAGCTCAAGCCCGATGGCGCGGGCATCGTCAACAATCTGGCATTCGCGCTGACTGCGCTCGCGCGCTACGACGAAGCGGAAATTGACTATCGACGCGCGTTGGAACTGAACCCGGACCTGCCCGAATCGCGTTTTCAGCTCGGCATGCTGATGTTGCGGCGTGAAGACTACATCGACGGTTGGCCGCTCTTCGAGAACCGCAAGCTCACCTCGACCGCCAAGGCCAACTACCGGAAGTTGCCGTGCCCCGAGTGGCAGGGCGAGCCGCTCGCTGGCAAGCGCTTCCTGATCTGCCGTGAGCAGGGCGTGGGCGATCAGATCCAGTTCGTGCGCTATGCGGGGCTGCTGGCGCAGATGGGCGCGCAGGTTCACGCGTGGGTCGCACCGGAACTGGCGTCGCTCGCCGCGACGGTGCCGGGCGTTGCGCGCGTGCTCGACGCCGCGCCGAGCGACGAAGCCATCGCATCGGATTACGACTACTGGTGCGACGTGATGAGCCTGCCGCTGAAGTTTCCTGGCCGGCCGATCTATGCCGACATGCCTTATATGCACGCCAATGCCGTGCAGGCCGCCGCCTGGCGCGCACGCGTGAACGCGCTGGCCGGCGCCGCGCATCGCCGCATCGGGCTCGTCTGGGCCGGCAACCCGCGCCATCATTTCGACGCTTTCCGTTCCGTTGCGCTCAAGTCGCTTCTGCCGCTTTCGGCGCTCGCCGGCAACGCCTGGTTCGCGATCCAGAAGGGCCCGGGGACAGCGCAGCTCGCACCGGTCGCGGGCCGCTGGCCGATGGACGCGCTCGGCGACGATCTGCACGACTTCGCGGCCACGGCGGCGCTCATCGAAGCGCTTGACCTCGTCATCACGGTCGATACGTCGGTCGCGCACCTCGCAGGCGCGCTCGGCAAGCCGGTGTGGGTGCTGCTTGCCGCACAGCCCGACTGGCGCTGGGGCAAGGATCGCGCGGATTCGGTGTGGTATCCGTCGGCGCGCGTCTTCCGCCAGACCACGCTCGGCGACTGGAGCGGCGTGGTCGCCGAACTGGAAACCGCGCTCTCCCAGACGTCCCGCTAA
- a CDS encoding LysR family transcriptional regulator: protein MELKWLEDFVSLAETHSFSRSAELRHVTQPAFSRRIQALEAWLGTELIDRSVYPTRLTAAGQVFYEQALAMLSQFHEARTLLRGHTATPAATIEFAVPHTLSLTYFPRWLQRIEAKLGRIHTRLRALNVHDAVLSLVEGGCDLVMGYHHPSHPVTLDPARYDTLTLGIESISPYSAPQRAGRARYTLPGTPDAPTPYLSYTPNAYLGRMTEVIVANAPARLYLDRVYETDMAEGLKAMTLAGHGIAFLPHSAVEEAVAQGELIRLDRGTRGVPEGQFTLDMEIRLYRDKFATQGDDARQALVRELWEAVSEELAQGKR from the coding sequence ATGGAACTCAAATGGCTCGAAGACTTCGTTTCGCTTGCGGAGACGCATAGTTTCAGCCGCTCGGCCGAACTGCGCCACGTGACGCAGCCGGCTTTCTCGCGCCGTATTCAAGCGCTCGAAGCGTGGCTCGGCACCGAGCTGATCGATCGTTCGGTTTACCCGACGCGTCTCACTGCGGCAGGCCAGGTCTTCTACGAGCAGGCGCTCGCGATGCTTTCGCAGTTTCATGAGGCGCGCACCCTGTTGCGCGGTCACACGGCCACGCCCGCCGCGACGATCGAGTTCGCAGTGCCGCACACGCTTTCGCTCACGTATTTTCCGCGCTGGCTGCAGCGCATCGAGGCGAAGCTCGGCCGCATTCACACGCGGCTGCGCGCGCTGAACGTGCACGACGCCGTGCTGTCGCTCGTGGAGGGCGGCTGCGACCTCGTGATGGGCTATCACCACCCGAGCCACCCCGTGACGCTCGACCCCGCGCGTTACGACACGCTCACGCTCGGCATCGAGTCGATCAGCCCGTATTCGGCGCCGCAGCGCGCGGGGCGCGCGCGTTACACGCTGCCCGGTACGCCCGATGCGCCCACGCCGTATCTCTCCTACACGCCGAACGCGTATCTCGGCCGCATGACCGAGGTGATCGTCGCCAACGCTCCGGCGCGGCTCTATCTGGACCGAGTGTACGAAACCGACATGGCAGAAGGACTCAAGGCGATGACGCTCGCCGGTCACGGCATCGCCTTTTTGCCGCACAGCGCGGTGGAAGAGGCCGTGGCCCAGGGCGAGCTGATCCGCCTCGACCGGGGCACGCGCGGTGTGCCGGAGGGCCAGTTCACGCTCGACATGGAAATTCGCCTCTATCGCGACAAGTTCGCGACGCAGGGCGACGACGCGCGCCAGGCGCTCGTGCGTGAGTTGTGGGAGGCGGTAAGCGAGGAACTTGCGCAGGGCAAGCGCTGA
- a CDS encoding Glu/Leu/Phe/Val family dehydrogenase, with the protein MSSQLQSVPSYLHADDLGPWGNYLRQVDRVAPYLGSLSRWLETLKRPKRILIVDCPIELDNGTVAHFEGYRVQHNVSRGPGKGGVRYHQDVTLSEVMALSAWMSVKNAAVNVPYGGAKGGIRVDPRTLSRGELERVTRRYTSEIGIIIGPNTDIPAPDVNTNEQIMAWMMDTYSMNQGQTATGVVTGKPISLGGSLGRREATGRGVFVVGCEAARRTGLSIDGARIAVQGFGNVGGIAARLYQEAGAKIVAVQDHTGTLYNSSGMSAEALLEHVAKTGGVAGFSGAEVMSNDEFWTVETDILIPAALENQITEKNAGKIRTKIIVEGANGPTTTAADDILHDKGILVIPDVVANAGGVTVSYFEWVQDFSSFFWTENEINERLERVMREAFTAVWQVSSEQKVSMRTAAFIVACKRILMAREMRGLYP; encoded by the coding sequence ATGTCATCCCAACTGCAGTCGGTTCCTTCCTATCTCCACGCCGATGATCTCGGCCCCTGGGGCAACTATCTTCGTCAGGTCGACCGCGTAGCGCCGTATCTCGGCTCGCTTTCGCGCTGGCTCGAAACGCTCAAGCGTCCGAAGCGTATCCTGATCGTCGATTGCCCGATCGAACTCGACAACGGCACCGTTGCGCACTTCGAAGGCTACCGTGTCCAGCACAACGTTTCGCGTGGTCCCGGCAAGGGCGGCGTGCGTTATCACCAGGACGTTACGCTCTCCGAAGTAATGGCGCTGTCTGCGTGGATGTCGGTGAAGAACGCTGCAGTGAACGTGCCGTACGGCGGCGCGAAGGGCGGTATCCGCGTCGACCCGCGCACGCTTTCGCGTGGTGAGCTCGAGCGCGTCACGCGCCGCTACACCAGCGAAATCGGCATCATCATCGGACCAAACACCGACATTCCCGCGCCGGACGTCAACACGAACGAGCAGATCATGGCGTGGATGATGGACACCTACTCGATGAACCAGGGCCAGACGGCCACGGGCGTCGTGACGGGCAAGCCCATCTCGCTCGGCGGCTCGCTTGGCCGCCGCGAAGCAACGGGCCGCGGCGTGTTCGTCGTCGGTTGCGAGGCTGCGCGCCGCACGGGTCTGTCGATCGATGGTGCACGCATTGCCGTGCAGGGCTTCGGCAACGTCGGCGGCATTGCTGCCCGCCTGTACCAGGAAGCCGGTGCGAAGATCGTCGCCGTGCAGGACCATACCGGCACGCTCTACAACTCGAGCGGCATGAGCGCGGAAGCGCTGCTCGAGCACGTCGCGAAGACGGGTGGCGTGGCGGGCTTCTCGGGCGCTGAAGTCATGTCGAACGACGAATTCTGGACCGTCGAAACTGACATTCTCATTCCGGCCGCGCTGGAAAACCAGATCACCGAGAAGAACGCCGGCAAGATCCGCACGAAGATCATCGTGGAAGGCGCGAACGGCCCGACCACGACGGCAGCCGACGACATCCTGCACGACAAGGGCATTCTCGTGATTCCCGACGTGGTGGCGAACGCGGGTGGCGTGACCGTTTCGTATTTCGAGTGGGTGCAGGACTTCTCGAGCTTCTTCTGGACCGAGAACGAGATTAACGAACGTCTCGAACGCGTGATGCGCGAAGCCTTCACGGCGGTGTGGCAAGTGTCGAGCGAGCAGAAAGTCTCGATGCGTACCGCGGCATTCATCGTTGCATGTAAACGCATCCTGATGGCGCGCGAAATGCGCGGTCTGTACCCCTGA